A single Pieris rapae chromosome 2, ilPieRapa1.1, whole genome shotgun sequence DNA region contains:
- the LOC110995191 gene encoding CDGSH iron-sulfur domain-containing protein 2 homolog: MYFISNVVKVTIPNYLAGLPIPDSFGGWFRLSFRDWLALVPPTLAIGGISYVSYQTVKKAREAGQVNHLVRKDLNKVVDFIDIEDITEKASLCRCWKSKNWPYCDGAHGTHNKETCDNVGPVVVRHKPQQ, translated from the exons atgtattttatttctaacgtTGTAAAAGTGACCATTCCTAACTACCTAGCTGGTTTGCCTATCCCGGATTCCTTCGGTGGATGGTTTCGTCTAAGCT tcCGCGACTGGTTAGCTTTGGTTCCACCAACATTAGCTATTGGGGGAATCTCCTATGTTTCCTatcaaacagtaaaaaaagcAAGAGAGGCTGGACAAGTCAACCATCTAGTTAGAAAGGATTTGAATAAAGTAGTTGATTTCATTGATATTGAAGACATTACTGAAAAAGCTTCCTTATGTAGATGCTGGAAAAGCAaaaat TGGCCATACTGTGATGGTGCTCATGGTACTCATAACAAGGAAACCTGTGATAATGTTGGCCCAGTAGTTGTCCGACACAAGCCACAGCAATGA